AGTGGCCAGCACCTCACCCGAGCGGTTCCTGAAGATAGCGTCCGACGGCGGGATGCGCGCTGAACCGATCAAGGGCACCCGGCGCCGGGCCGCCGACCCGGAGGAGGACGGCAGGCTGCGCACGGACCTGGCCACCTCCCTGAAGGACAGGGCCGAGAACATCATGATCGTGGACCTGCTGCGTAACGACCTCAGCCACTTCGCCGAACCCGGCTCCGTTACGGTCAGCCGGCTTTGCGCGATCGAAAGCTACGCCACCGTGCACCAGATGGTCAGCACCATTGACGCGCAGCTCCTCCCGGGGGCACCACGGGCAGAGGCGGTGGCAGCCTGTTTCCCGGCGGGCTCCATGACCGGGGCCCCCAAGATCAGCACCATGGCCATCCTGGACCGGCTGGAGGCGGGGCCGCGGGGGCTCTATTCCGGCGCCGTCGGCTACTTTTCGCTCAACGGGGCGGCCGACCTCGCCGTCGCCATCCGGACGCTGGTGCTCAACACGGAGGGGGACGGGACCGTGGAACTCTCTCTCGGCGTCGGCGGCGCCATTACCTCGGACTCCGTTCCTGACGAGGAATATGAAGAGATTCGCACCAAGGCCTACGGTGTGCTCTCAACCCTGGGCACAACCTTCCCCGAAGCCTGACACAGGGACCGCCCCGCCCCTGCCACGCGGCCTCCATCGTGCCTTCCATCCACACTGCGGACGCCGGTTTAGGAAGTCGGCACCGGGGGTAGGGCCTCAGAGCGTCAGCTGAACCGCTCAAGCCATGCGGCGGGCTCCAAGGCGCTTCAACGAGTTAGGTTTGCCGCGTGACGGACTCCTCCCATCCCCGCACCACCAGCAAGCAGGCACCGCGCAGCTTCAAATATGTCCTCATGCTGGGCGCCCTGGCCGCGCTTCCGGCACTCACCACGGACATGTACCTGCCCTCGCTGCCCGCCGTGGAAGCCGATCTTCACACCACCCAGACCGCGGCCCAGCTGACATTGTCCGGAACCCTGGTCGGGGCAGGGTTCGGCCAGCTGGTGATCGGCCCGTTCTCGGACCGGTTCGGGCGGCGGCTTCCGCTCATCATCGGCATTACCCTGCACGTGGCCATCTCGCTGCTGTGCTCCATGACCCCAAACATCGAAACGCTGACGGGGCTGCGGGTGCTGCAGGGCTTCTTCAATGCGGCCGCCGCGGTGGTGGCACTCGCCGTGATCCGTGACCGCTTTGTTGGCTCGGCTGCCGCCCAGCTGCTCTCCCGGTTGATGCTGGTGATCGGCGTGGCGCCGCTCCTTGCCCCCACCGTGGGGCAGGCCATCGCCGGGGCCTGGAACTGGCGTGCCGTCTTCTACGCGCTGGCACTCATCGGGGTGGTCCTGGTGGCAATCGTCCTGAAGTTCATGCCGGAGACGCTGCCGGAGGACCGGCGCAGTCCCGGCCACCCCAAGCACGTTGCCAGGGCCTACTGGGCGCTGCTGCGGGACAGGCACTTCATGGCGCTGGCCGTCATTCCCGGGCTGGGGCTGGCCCTGATCATGAGCTATGTGGTGGGGTCGCCCTTCGTCTTCCAAAACGAGTACGGCCTCACCGCCCAGCAGTTTGCCCTCGTCTTCGCACTCAACGGCGCCGCGCTTGTCCTGTCGGCCCAGCTCAACGCCGCCTTGGTCAAGAAATTCCCGCCGGTACGCCTCCTGCGCACCGCACTGCTGGTCCAGCTGGTCCTGGCCCTGCTGCTGCTCGTGGTGGTGGCAACGGGTGCCGGCGGAGCATTCGGGGCAGTCGCAGGCCTCTGGCTGGTGCTGTCGATGCAGGGCATGGTCCCGGCGAACGCCTCAGTCCTGGCACTGCACAATTACGGCCACATGGCGGGAACCGCGGCAGCGGTGATCGGCGCCCTTCAGTCCGGGGTGGCCGGACTCGTCAGCCCACTGGTGGGGGTCCTGGGCGGGAATTCGCTGTCGATGGTCATCGTCATGATCGGCAGCTGCGCCCTGGCGGTGACGGTGCTAGCCGTGGGAACGCCCGCCTACCGGAAGGGCGGCTGGGCGGAACATGCAGGGCGCGACGACGGCCAGCGGGTAAGTGCCGACGACTAGGGGTTGCGGCAGTTAGTGCACGTACCTCTATTGGACGGTGGCTATTGCACGGTGGCCGTCAGCCGGGCCACATTGTCCACGTAGCGCGCAGCGAGCGGGCGGTTGAGCCAGTCCGCCAGCTTGAGCTCATGGGATATGTCCCGGTAGGTGTCCTCCACCGCGCGCATCTTGTTCACGATGTCCTCGCCCAGGAGCATCACGGACACCTCAAGGTTCAGTGAGAAGGACCGCATGTCCATGTTGCTGGAGCCCAGGACGGCCACTTCGTCGTCAATGGTGAAGTGCTTTGCGTGCAGCACGAACGGGGCCTTGTACAGGTAGATGCGCACGCCGGCTTCCAGGAGGGCCTCGTAATAGGACCGCTGGGCGTGGTGGACCAGGAACTGGTCGCCCTTTTCGGACACGAACAGCTCCACGTCAACGCCCCGCTGGGCCGCCGTGGTGATGGCGTACAGCAGGGAATCGTCCGGAACGAAGTAGGGGCTGCAGATGGAGATCCGGTGCTGCGCCGAGTAAATGAGGGTGTTGAACAGCCGCAGGTTGTTTTCGGTGATGAACCCCGGGCCGCTGGGCACCACCTGGGCCGTGATGCCACCGGGATGCGGATCCGAGGGAAGCTGCAGCTGGTGTTCCAGTGATTCGTCGGTTTCGCTCAGCCAGTCCGTGGCAAACACGACGTTCAGGGTGGTGACGATGGGTCCGCGCAGGCATGCCATCAGCTCCACCCATTCGCGGCCTGCCTTGCGGTGGCGGGGGTTGTTGTAGGAGGGCTCGATCAGGTTCTGCGACCCCGTGAATGCAATTTCACCGTCCACCACCATGATCTTGCGGTGGTTGCGGAGGTCCGGGCGGCGCCACTGACCGTGGATGGGCAGGAGGGGCAGCATCCGCTTCCACTGGATCTTGCCCGCCTTGAGCCGCTTGAGCAGCTTCCTGTACCCCTGGATGCGCAGCGTGCCGATGTGGTCGAACAGGATGCGCACTTCGACGCCGCGCTCGGCCGCTTCCTCCAGGGCGGTGAGGAGATCGTTGGTGACGTGGTCCGAGCTCATGATGTAGAACTCGGCATTGACGAACTTCTTCGCCTTCCGCACAGCCTTCGTCATTTCCAGGATGGAGTCCGGGTAACCGGGAATGAGGTCCACCGTGTTGCCGTCCACCATGGGCAGCGACCCCAGGGTGCGGTTGAGCTCAGAGGCGGACTTGACCCACTCCGGGCCGGGGTAGTCGCTTTCTACATCCGACAGCGCCGTGATGCCTGCCTGTACCCGGTCGTTGACCAGCTGCTGCTGCGCGCGCCGCCGGCGGGACAGCTGGAAATTGCCGAACAGTAGGAACAGGACGATGCCGACGAAAGGAATGAAGAAAATCCCCAGCAGCCAGGCCATGGCCGTGGTGGGGCGCCTGTTGCCGGGAATGATGCCCAGGGCCAGGACCCTGATGGCCAGGTCGGCAAAGCCCAGGAGGACCACCACCCACGTGGGCGCGGTGCCGGCAAGCGAAAAAGGCCACAACACGTCTATAACTCCCGGGAAATTGGGCTCCGGAGGACTGCTTCCGGCCGGGGCGCTCTGCCCAGCTTATCCGCGGTGCCGCACTAAGCTGGTGCCATGACCTCTCCAGCCCCAGTGGTTCTCCTTTTCCTCGATCCCGCATTTCCTGACGGCAGGGCGGCCGACGCGTCCCAACCCCAGTTGCTGGTCACGGATCTTGGGGTTACAAGGGGCGACGGCGTCTTCGAAACCATGCTGGCGGTGGGCGGGTCGGTGCGGAAAATGCAGGCCCACCTGGACCGGCTGGCAGGCTCCGCCGCAGCCCTGGACCTGGACATCCCGGACCAGGACGCGTGGCGGCGTGCCATTGCCGCTGCCGTGGCCCGGCACCGGTCAGAGAACCCGCCGGCAGACCCTGCCGCCGATGAACTGGTGGTCAAGCTGGTGGTGACCCGCGGCGTGGAGGGCGCCCCCGCTCCCACGGCCTGGGTGCAGGCATCGCCCGCCGGGGCAGCCGGCCGCCGGCAGCGCGAAACGGGCATCGACGTCATCCTCCTTGACCGCGGCTACGACAGCGACGTGGCCGAACGGGCACCCTGGCTGCTCCTGGGCGCCAAGACTCTTTCCTACGCCGTCAACATGGCAGCGCTCCGCTATGCGCACAAGCAGGGCGCGGACGACGTCATCTTCCTGTCCTCCGACGGCCGCGTCCTGGAGGGCCCCACGTCCACGGTCCTGCTGGCGCATGCGGGAAAGTCCGACGACGGCACGCCGGTGAAGCGCCTCATCACACCCCAGCTGGACAGCGGCATCCTCCCTGGAACCTCCCAGGGCGCCCTTTTCGCTGCCGCGAAGGCGGCGGGCTGGGAGCTGGGCTACGGCCCGCTGGAACCGCAGGACCTCCTGGACGCGGATGCGGTCTGGCTGATCTCCAGCGTCCGCCTGCTTGCTCCCGTGAACACGATCGACGGAAAGCAGATCGGCAGCCCCTCCCTCCAGAAGGAGCTGACTGCAGAGTTGAGCGGGCTCTTCGCGGGCATCCAGTAGGCCCCTGCAACAGGCGCTTAATCCCTTTTCCCGCTCCCGGTTCACCCGTAAGGTGTGGACCATGGACTCGCGAAACCTGCCGATCGAAAACCTGTCCTTCGACGACTGCTGGGAACTGCTCGACAATGACACGGTGGGCCGTCTGGCCATCGTGGTGGACGAGCATCCGGAAATCTTCCCTGTGAACTATGTCGTGCACCTGCGCAGCATCGTCTTCCGCACGGCTCCTGGGTCAAAGCTCTGGGGCGCCAGGATGGAACGGCCGGCCGCGCTGGAAATCGACGGCTACGACTCCTCCACTGAACGGGCCTGGAGCGTGGTGGTCCGGGGCGACACGGAAATCATTGAGGACCAGGCCGTCAGGGATGCAGTGGACGGCCTTGGCCTGGAGCCGTGGCAGCCCGGCGAGAAGGCCAACTATGTCAGGCTGGGAGCTAAGGCGTTGACAGGGCGTAGGTTCCAGGTGAACCGGCCGGACGTCTGGAACACCCGGGTCCAGGACCGGCGCCGCGCCTCGTTCGAGTAGCAGGCGCCTGCGTCAGGCGCCGGAACGGGCCGCCTGCCGTGAAAGCTGTGCCTCCAGCCCGGAGAGCAGGATGGTGAGTCCCTGATCAAGCTCCGCGGCGCCGTCGTATTCCGCCAGGGCCGGAGCCAGGGCACGCAGCCTGGGAAACTCCTTGGCAGGCAGGCGGTGGAGCCCCAGCCGCAGCAGCACCTCGTTTTCTTCCGGGTCCACCACGTACTCCTGCAGCTCGTTGAGGATGTGCCCGTAGAGGAAGCCGTAGTAGGCGCGGTAGACGTGGAGCGCATCGGCCGGCTTGAATCCTGCCGCCACCAGCAGGGACAGGATTTGCTCCAGCGGCCGCAGCGTGCCCAGCGGCCGCAGGCCCAGCGGAGTGGACAGGGGCCGCGTCACCAGCAAGGGCACAACGTTGGGGTGCTCAAGTGCCAGGCCGCGCAGCTCGTGGGCAAGGACCCGCAGCTGCGCTTTCCAGTCCGGGTCCCCGGCATCGATTGAGAGCTGGTCGAGGACAAGCTCTGCCACGCCGTCGAGCAGGGCGGCGCGGTTTTCGGCATACCGGTACAGGCTCATGGGATCCCTGCCGAGTTCCTGCCCCAGCCGCCGCATGCTCAGCGCTTCCAGGCCTTCGGCGTCAACCAGTTCCAGGGCTTTGGCCAGCACGATGTCCCTGCTGAGCCTCGTTTTGGGCGAGCCGGGCCCGGAAGTATCGGCGGAAGCCATCGAAAAATCCTCACTGCCGGCCGTGGTCCTGATAGGCGCCGGGCCGGTTGCCTCATATTTGGTCTACAGGTAAAGTCTACAGTGTAGACGTCGTGGTGAGAGCACATGCGCTCCCCGAAAGTCGAGGGGAACGCCTACAAAATCCTTTGCCATCTTGTGCAGGGCATCGAGATTCGCCGCTGTAGCCTACCGGCGGCACCAGGCACCGAGCGAAGGGACGCCGTCATGGCCAATTCGCAGTTCGATCTTTTCTTGAACGAAGCCACCTATTCCGACCACGCTTCCGGCTTCACCCTGGACCGGGACCGGCTCTATGGGTTGTACACCAGCTGGTGCATGATCAATCAGCAGCCGCTCGGCAGCGAATCCACTTTCTGGTCAGCCATGAAGCACAGGATCAACCCCGGCCACAACGGACTCCGCATGAAGGGCCCAGCCGCCGCAGACTATATCCTCGCCAGCTATCCGGGGCTTGTCTAGCTTCCCCGGGCCGCCTTGGGGCAACCCGCGGGCGCACGAACACATGCTGTGGCACTCCGGTGCCACGGCATTTTTCATGTCCGGCTCAGGTGGGGATGATCCGGAAGAGGAACCTGGTGCGCACCATCACCCACAGCAGTCCCAGGACCACGGCATAGGCCGCGGTGTTGAGGAAAATGCTCTGTTGCTGCAGCGCCGGAATGTTGGCTACGACGGCGATCAGCAGCACGTGCATGATGAACACGTAGAGCGTGGCCCGGCCCAGTGGAATCAGGAACCAGCCCAGGGCCCGCTGCACCGGCTTCCAGTAGGCGCTGAGGAATGCGTAGGCCGCTACCACCAAAACCATGACATTGAGCAGGCGGCCGGGAGCCAGGTACGTGCGGCCAAAGAGGGCGTCGTACATGCCGCGGTATGCCGCGTCCGGCATGAGCGCCAGGCGGACGTCGTAGTTGTTGGCCAGGTAGGGGTTGCCCCAGGACAGGAAGGCCAGCGCAAACGCCGCGGCGGTGCAGGCAACCACCACCCAGATGTGCCTGGACAGCCAGGAAATGATGGCACGGCGGTGATAACCGGCAACCAGCCCCAGCACGAACAGCACCTGCCACACCAGCAGGGGGAACGAATCCTCGAACTGCGACGGCAGGACGCGGAACCTGGTCACCGTACCCACCGCGTACACGGCGAGGGTCGCCGCCAGCACCCAAACGGCCTTTCCACGGTTCAGCGCCGCCAGGATGAGCGGGCTGATCAGCAGAAGCACCACGTAGAGGCCCATGACGTTGAACTGCCACGGCCCGAACTGCAGCAGGATGATGGCCGGCAGCACCTGGGGCGGCACGGGGAACTGGAACAGCGAGGACATGCCCGCGTAGAGGTCGTAAGTCCTGCCGGCACCGTTGTGCCCGGCGCCGCCGGTTCCCTGGTCCACAAAGGTGGTCAGCGCCTCGGTGTGGAAGAACGGGAGCAGGGACAACAGGAAGACGCCGATCAGCACGGCGAGCGCCGTCAGGTAGAGCTTGCCGGCCCGGCGTGAGGTGAGGTCCACAACCCGTCCGATGTCCTCCTTGGCTTTGGGCCCGTACACCATGCCCACCACCAGTCCGGAGAAGAGGACAAACAGCTCTGCGCCTGACACGAAGCCCACTGCCTCCTGCGTGAGCAACTGGAACAGCGAGGCCATGCCCAGGTGGTTGACCACCACAAAGACGATGGCCATGCCGCGCAACAAGTCTACGCGCGAGTCCCTGGTGGAAGGATCCTGGTAGCTCCAGGCCGTGGCTGCATTGATCCTGCGCGGAACCTGCCACAGGGCCACCAGAAGGATGAGCATGGCAGCGGCAACAGTCCAGGCAGCAGGCCCGGAAAGTGTGTTGGCGCGGACATAAGTGCCGGTGGATGCCTGATCGGTCACAGGGCCGGTGACCATCGGCGAGGCTTTCAGCCGATCCGCCGCCGCTTTGGCAATCTCCGGGCTTCCGGTGAGCAGCCAGCTGATGCTCGCCACCCCGGTGTCCCTGGTGCTGGTGCGCTCATCCCACACGACGGCGGCCGTGCGGCCGAATCCCGGGGAGGTGGCAGTTCCCACCACCTGGTCCCACCAGCCGGTTTTGATGTCGGCTTCGGGTGCGCCGCCCGTTGAAGGGCTGTAGAAGGCCGACGTCTGGAGCAGGAAGGGTTTCCGGCGCCCCTCTGAATAGGTGCCGTAGAAGTTTTCGCCCCCGGAGGCTGTCAGCATCTCCTGGAGTTCACCGGCCCGGGGCACGGTGTTGACGGCGGCTCCGCCGGCCGTGTCGTCGTGGTAGGCGGCAAGACCCACCCAGTCCACGGCGTCGTCGCCCGGGTAATACGGTGCGTAGGCGTTATCGCTCCCGTTCCAGGCCCCGTCCCCGTTCGTGTCCAGCAAAGCGAACCCGTCGCTTCCCGGCTGCGGCGCGTTCCGGCTCCGGTCAAAGGGGTAGTCCTTGCCCAGGTAAGGTGACCACACCATGGCGACCCGGCCGCCGTCGTCCTTCTTGAATGCCTTGGACACTGCTTGGAAGGCCTGGCGGTACGCGGCGGGCTGCTGGCCCCAGCCCACCCAGCTGGTGTTCATGTCAGGGGCAAACCGGATCAGCAGCTGCCCCTTGAACCCGGAGGTGAGGCCGTGCACCTGCTGTGCGAAGGCTTCGGCCTCGCTGGTGCCGAGCTGGTCCAGCGGCACCGACGGCTTCACCGTGAGCAGGGCGTGGGAGCCTTTGGCTGCGGCCTGCTGCAGGAAGCCGTCGATGTCATTCCGTTCCGAGTCACGGAATGGAATGGTGATGTCGTGTCCGAAGACAGCGGGGCTGGCACCCAGCCGGTCGCTGAAGCCTGCGGCGGTATCCTCGCCCCACTCAAGGACGGCACCCAACCACGGCTTTCCGTTGTCAGGTGCAGTCTGGGCCGCCTGCGCCGGACCTGCCGGCGCCAGAACGGCCAGGAAGGCGATGACGATGGTTGCCAGATAGGCGACGGCAGAACGCGGACGGTTCCGCCAGATGGCGTGGTGGTGCGATGTCACTGCCCGCATGTTGCAAGGACCCCCCGGTACTCATTGCTCTGCTGCCCGTTGCTTAGGCGACGGGGCGGTGCCCCCGGTAAGACTTTATCGGGCGGCGGGCCTTCGCGTGTCGCCTGGGCGTCCGGCGAATTACGGAACATGACGACGGCGGCCGTGCGGCTCGGGAGCGCAGGTGTTACGTTTTTGGGGAGTAATGAGTACCGGCGCCAAGCCCTGACTGGCCGGTCGGCAACCCTCCCTTTCGCGGCGGGGTGCCTCAGGTGAATACTCGGCATATCGACCCATTCGAGCTGCAAGCGTGAAAGAAGGAGATCCGTCGTGTCTGACGCACCCGCCCCTGACGAAAGACTGTCCTACCGCCTGATTACCGGCGCGGACACCCGTGAGTTCTGCGAGCGGATCTCCGCTGCACTCGCCGACGGGTACGTGCTGCACGGCAGCCCTGCGGCAACCTTCAACGGCACCACCGTCATCGTGGCGCAGGCCATCGTCCTTCCGGCCGCCATCGCCTCGGCGGATGCCGCCGTGGCCACTGCCGTGGACGAGCTCGAGGGCGAGTTCGACGGCGAGGGCCACGCATGAGCTACGCCGGAGACCTGACGCCGCAGGAAGCCTGGGCCAAGCTGGAGCAGGGCGCCGTCCTGGTGGATGTCCGCACCGAGGGCGAATGGGCCCACATCGGCATCCCCGACACCAAGGCCACAGACAACGACCCCCTGTTCATCCAGTGGACCTTCCCCGGCGGCATCCCCAACCCGGACTTCATCAAGGACCTGACGAACCAGGCACCGGAGGATCCCCAGGCGGAACTGGTGTTCCTGTGCCGCTCCGGCAAGCGCTCCATCGCCGCGGCCACCGCCGCCACCCAGGCGGGTTTCACCGCCTACAGCGTCCTCGAGGGCTTCGAAGGCGATCCCGACCGCTTCGGCGAGCGGACCGTCAATGGCTGGAAAAACCGCGGCCTGCCCACCAACCTCGGAAAGAACTAAGTGAGCTTCAACCAAGACGCCCCCGGCTGGAACCCCGACACCCAGGCAGTCCGCGGCGGGCTGGACCGCAGCAACTTCCAGGAAACGTCGGAGGCCATCTTCCTCAACTCCGGCTTCGTCTACGAATCCGCGGCCGCTGCTGAACGCGCCTTCACCGGCGAGGATGAGCGCTTCGTCTACTCCCGCTATGGCAACCCGTCCGTGGCCACCTTCCAGGAACGGCTCCGGCTGCTCGAAGGCACTGAAGCATGCTTCGCGACGGCGTCGGGCATGTCCGCGGTGTTCACGGCCCTGGGTGCCCTGCTGGCAGCCGGCGACCGGGTAGTGGCCGCACGCTCGCTGTTCGGTTCCTGCTTCGTAGTCCTGAACGAGATCCTGCCCCGATGGGGTGTGGAGACGGTGTTCGTCGACGGGCCGGACCTGGACCAGTGGCGCGAAGCGCTCTCCAAGCCCACCACGGCTGTCTTCTTCGAATCCCCGTCCAACCCCATGCAGGAAATCGTGGACATCGCCGCTGTCAGCGAACTGGCGCACGCCGCCGGGGCCACCGTGGTGGCGGACAACGTCTTCGCCACTCCCCTACTGCAGCGCTGCGGGGACCTCGGCGCCGACGTCATCGTCTACTCGGGCACCAAGCACATCGACGGCCAGGGCCGGGTGATGGGCGGTGCCATCCTGGGCACCAAGGAGTTCATCGAGGGACCCGTGAAGCAGCTGATGCGACACACCGGCCCCGCGCTGTCCCCATTCAATGCCTGGGTCCTGACCAAGGGCCTGGAAACCATGGGCCTCCGCGTCAACCACTCCTCCGCCACCGCCCTCCGGCTGGCCGAGTGGCTGGAGGAGCAACCGGCCGTGAGCTGGGTGAAGTATCCGCTGCTGAAGTCGCACCCGCAGTACGGGCTGGCGGCGAAGCAGATGAGCGCGGGCGGGACCGTCCTGACGCTGGAGCTTGCTCCTTCGGGTGGGCGCTCCGGTAAGGAGGCCGCCTTCGCCCTGCTGGACGGGCTGCGGATCATCGACATCTCCAACAACCTGGGCGATTCCAAGTCCCTGATCACCCATCCCGCCACCACCACCCACCGCGCCATGGGACCGGAGGGACGGGCTGCCATTGGGCTCAGCGACGGCGTGGTCCGTCTCTCCGTGGGGCTTGAGGACCCGGACGACCTCATCCGCGACCTGGAACAGGCTCTGAAGCAGATCTAGGTTTTCGACGCGCTTTCCCGTTTTCGCGGCGCAGATTCCCGGTCGCGGCCCAAATGCGGGCCGCGAAAGGGAATAAGCGCGTCGAAAAGGAAGCTGCGCGTCGCGATGCGCCAGGCGGCCGGTCAGGATTGGCGGACCCGCAGCAGCTCGGGAGTGGCCGCCACTTCGGAGAGATCAAGCGCTCCGCGCATGGTCACGTTCACGGCCTGCCTCACCACGGCCCCGAACCCCATGTCCCCGGGCGGCGGACCGGCCAGGGCATTGTCACGGGCGCGGCGTTGTTCGGCTGCCCCCGTCCCGCGGGCGATGATGTCCTCTACACCCTGCCGGGCAAGGGCCAGCTCGCCCTGTTCCTGCAGGACGGGAGCCAGGTAGTCCACCAGTGAACGGGCCACGTCCGCAGCGGGGGCAGGACGGAAGTTGCCGAAATCCAGGAGTTCGCCGCTGAGCCCTTCACTGCTGGCCTGCCAGGAAGCCATCCGCAAAAGAACCGTGGGAACGGGTGCAGGATCAACGTCCTCGCGCCACTCCCTGCTTGCTGATTCCACCAGCGCCCGGACCAGGACCGCAATGAGGGCCGCGTCCTCGGCCCGGAGGCAGACGTCCGCCACCCGTACCTCGACGGTGGGATGGTTGCGGGACAAGCGGGCGTCGAAGTAGACCATGCCCTCATCGAGCATGACGCCGGTTTCCAGCAGCCGGGCCACCACCCGCCGGTAGGTGGGGTACGTTCCGTAAATGCCTGCCGGTCCGGCCGTCGGCCACCGGTTCCATGCCTGGGTCCGGTAGCTTTCGAACCCCGTGGGTACGCCGTTCCAGAACGGCGAGTTGGCGCTCAGTGCCGTCAGCACGGCCAGCTTGTCGCGGATGCGGTCCAGGACGGCCACGCCTTCTTCCGGCGATTCGATGTAGGTGTGGACGTGGAAGCCGCAGGTCAGCTGCTCCTGCGCAGTGAGGCCAAAGCGTTCCAGCATCCTTGCGTAGCGCGGGTCCGGCGTTGTGTGGCTGGGAGATGCCACCGGCGACGTGGCGAGGGCCGCCACCCTTGCACCATGCTTCCGGGCCGCCTGGTCCGCCAGGGCACGGCCCGCGCGGATCTGTTCCAAGAGGCTGCCATAGTCCACGCAAGGCCGGGTCTGCGTCTCGATCTGCTCAAGCTTCAGCTCGGCACTCAGGCCCATCTCGTCGTCGTAATCCCTGTGGGTCCCGGCGTGATGGGCGTCAGGATCGACGGGGAGATCGTCCGCCGCAACGCGATGGCTGGCAAGGAGGGCGTCAGCCAGCGCAAGCGGTTCTCCGGACTCCGGATCAACGATCAGGAGTTCTTCCTCTACGCCGAACGTACGCATACGAACATTCTGCGGCAGCGCCGGGGCATTGGAACTGTCAGACGCGGTTCATGACGAACCGTGAAAGCCTAGTCCTGGAAGTACTCCACCTTGGCGCCGATGGTGTTCAGCCGCTCCGCCAGGTCCTCGTAGCCGCGCTCGATCACATAGATGTTCCGCAGTTCGGAGACGCCGCGGGCAGCCAGCATCGCCAGCAGCAAGCAGGCGGCCGGGCGGAGTGCGGGCGGGCAGCCCACCTCGGCGGCGCGCCATTTGGTGGGCCCGTTGACGTAGATCCGGTGCGGGTCCAGGAGCTGCACCTGCGCACCGAGCCGGTTCAGCTCCGTCAGGTAGA
This window of the Pseudarthrobacter defluvii genome carries:
- a CDS encoding multidrug effflux MFS transporter, whose product is MTDSSHPRTTSKQAPRSFKYVLMLGALAALPALTTDMYLPSLPAVEADLHTTQTAAQLTLSGTLVGAGFGQLVIGPFSDRFGRRLPLIIGITLHVAISLLCSMTPNIETLTGLRVLQGFFNAAAAVVALAVIRDRFVGSAAAQLLSRLMLVIGVAPLLAPTVGQAIAGAWNWRAVFYALALIGVVLVAIVLKFMPETLPEDRRSPGHPKHVARAYWALLRDRHFMALAVIPGLGLALIMSYVVGSPFVFQNEYGLTAQQFALVFALNGAALVLSAQLNAALVKKFPPVRLLRTALLVQLVLALLLLVVVATGAGGAFGAVAGLWLVLSMQGMVPANASVLALHNYGHMAGTAAAVIGALQSGVAGLVSPLVGVLGGNSLSMVIVMIGSCALAVTVLAVGTPAYRKGGWAEHAGRDDGQRVSADD
- the cls gene encoding cardiolipin synthase, giving the protein MLWPFSLAGTAPTWVVVLLGFADLAIRVLALGIIPGNRRPTTAMAWLLGIFFIPFVGIVLFLLFGNFQLSRRRRAQQQLVNDRVQAGITALSDVESDYPGPEWVKSASELNRTLGSLPMVDGNTVDLIPGYPDSILEMTKAVRKAKKFVNAEFYIMSSDHVTNDLLTALEEAAERGVEVRILFDHIGTLRIQGYRKLLKRLKAGKIQWKRMLPLLPIHGQWRRPDLRNHRKIMVVDGEIAFTGSQNLIEPSYNNPRHRKAGREWVELMACLRGPIVTTLNVVFATDWLSETDESLEHQLQLPSDPHPGGITAQVVPSGPGFITENNLRLFNTLIYSAQHRISICSPYFVPDDSLLYAITTAAQRGVDVELFVSEKGDQFLVHHAQRSYYEALLEAGVRIYLYKAPFVLHAKHFTIDDEVAVLGSSNMDMRSFSLNLEVSVMLLGEDIVNKMRAVEDTYRDISHELKLADWLNRPLAARYVDNVARLTATVQ
- a CDS encoding aminodeoxychorismate lyase, which encodes MTSPAPVVLLFLDPAFPDGRAADASQPQLLVTDLGVTRGDGVFETMLAVGGSVRKMQAHLDRLAGSAAALDLDIPDQDAWRRAIAAAVARHRSENPPADPAADELVVKLVVTRGVEGAPAPTAWVQASPAGAAGRRQRETGIDVILLDRGYDSDVAERAPWLLLGAKTLSYAVNMAALRYAHKQGADDVIFLSSDGRVLEGPTSTVLLAHAGKSDDGTPVKRLITPQLDSGILPGTSQGALFAAAKAAGWELGYGPLEPQDLLDADAVWLISSVRLLAPVNTIDGKQIGSPSLQKELTAELSGLFAGIQ
- a CDS encoding pyridoxamine 5'-phosphate oxidase family protein, translating into MDSRNLPIENLSFDDCWELLDNDTVGRLAIVVDEHPEIFPVNYVVHLRSIVFRTAPGSKLWGARMERPAALEIDGYDSSTERAWSVVVRGDTEIIEDQAVRDAVDGLGLEPWQPGEKANYVRLGAKALTGRRFQVNRPDVWNTRVQDRRRASFE
- a CDS encoding TetR/AcrR family transcriptional regulator C-terminal domain-containing protein, with the protein product MASADTSGPGSPKTRLSRDIVLAKALELVDAEGLEALSMRRLGQELGRDPMSLYRYAENRAALLDGVAELVLDQLSIDAGDPDWKAQLRVLAHELRGLALEHPNVVPLLVTRPLSTPLGLRPLGTLRPLEQILSLLVAAGFKPADALHVYRAYYGFLYGHILNELQEYVVDPEENEVLLRLGLHRLPAKEFPRLRALAPALAEYDGAAELDQGLTILLSGLEAQLSRQAARSGA
- the opgC gene encoding OpgC domain-containing protein translates to MRAVTSHHHAIWRNRPRSAVAYLATIVIAFLAVLAPAGPAQAAQTAPDNGKPWLGAVLEWGEDTAAGFSDRLGASPAVFGHDITIPFRDSERNDIDGFLQQAAAKGSHALLTVKPSVPLDQLGTSEAEAFAQQVHGLTSGFKGQLLIRFAPDMNTSWVGWGQQPAAYRQAFQAVSKAFKKDDGGRVAMVWSPYLGKDYPFDRSRNAPQPGSDGFALLDTNGDGAWNGSDNAYAPYYPGDDAVDWVGLAAYHDDTAGGAAVNTVPRAGELQEMLTASGGENFYGTYSEGRRKPFLLQTSAFYSPSTGGAPEADIKTGWWDQVVGTATSPGFGRTAAVVWDERTSTRDTGVASISWLLTGSPEIAKAAADRLKASPMVTGPVTDQASTGTYVRANTLSGPAAWTVAAAMLILLVALWQVPRRINAATAWSYQDPSTRDSRVDLLRGMAIVFVVVNHLGMASLFQLLTQEAVGFVSGAELFVLFSGLVVGMVYGPKAKEDIGRVVDLTSRRAGKLYLTALAVLIGVFLLSLLPFFHTEALTTFVDQGTGGAGHNGAGRTYDLYAGMSSLFQFPVPPQVLPAIILLQFGPWQFNVMGLYVVLLLISPLILAALNRGKAVWVLAATLAVYAVGTVTRFRVLPSQFEDSFPLLVWQVLFVLGLVAGYHRRAIISWLSRHIWVVVACTAAAFALAFLSWGNPYLANNYDVRLALMPDAAYRGMYDALFGRTYLAPGRLLNVMVLVVAAYAFLSAYWKPVQRALGWFLIPLGRATLYVFIMHVLLIAVVANIPALQQQSIFLNTAAYAVVLGLLWVMVRTRFLFRIIPT
- a CDS encoding DUF1737 domain-containing protein; this translates as MSDAPAPDERLSYRLITGADTREFCERISAALADGYVLHGSPAATFNGTTVIVAQAIVLPAAIASADAAVATAVDELEGEFDGEGHA
- a CDS encoding rhodanese-like domain-containing protein, with the protein product MSYAGDLTPQEAWAKLEQGAVLVDVRTEGEWAHIGIPDTKATDNDPLFIQWTFPGGIPNPDFIKDLTNQAPEDPQAELVFLCRSGKRSIAAATAATQAGFTAYSVLEGFEGDPDRFGERTVNGWKNRGLPTNLGKN